A window of the Trichoderma asperellum chromosome 4, complete sequence genome harbors these coding sequences:
- a CDS encoding uncharacterized protein (EggNog:ENOG41) — protein MTLEQKNKKIVTEYFDRYWVKGDVSVVDELCSDDFIMSYPNHGPRHGKEGAKKMLSEFMQAFPDLTFRQYQTPLIAEGDYVAAQWVGRGTHTGIAFDDMAVGKLASPNSGKKIYFSGMTIFTLKNGKIVKEIAEEGGLTVLQQLGLVPQPNPGKEIKWDAEGNQIY, from the exons ATGACTCTGGagcaaaagaataagaaaattGTTACCGAATATTTTGACCGCTACTGGGTCAAAGGCGATGTTTCGGTAG TGGATGAGCTTTGTTCCGATGATTTCATCATGTCTTATCCTAACCATGGGCCACGACATGGGAAGGAAGGGGCGAAGAAAATGCTCTCAGAGTTTATGCAG GCATTTCCAGACTTGACATTTAGGCAGTATCAAACGCCGTTAATTGCCGAGGGAGATTATGTAGCTGCCCAGTGGGTTGGGAGAGGAACTCACACCGGAATTGCCTTTGATGATATGGCTGTTGGAAAGCTTGCTTCACCAAATTCCGGAAAGAAAATCTACTTTTCCGGCATGACAATTTTTACATTGAAAAATGGTAAAATTGTAAAGGAAATcgctgaagaaggagggTTGACAGTGCTTCAACAGCTTGGCCTTGTTCCCCAGCCGAATCCTGGTAAAGAGATCAAATGGGATGCAGAGGGCAATCAAATCTACTAG
- a CDS encoding uncharacterized protein (EggNog:ENOG41): MVYPAIEVTVVTVGNRTIEDESTEDGQKYMKAFHAAATTIPGCSRGCWGRSDKYPDKVIHFIDYDTRKHHDVHKALINGPTPPILLDVQSNETVYVIHPNTNDRNKVYYAPYTTVTFFWGIEEDKWTDAAPEFFAAVAKSDGCTGYIWGEVDKPILSDFDGYASLGSGKCGVLITGWRSKGQHDRDIKSERVVNAWEAVGRCCAKADDWGTSLRITENTGHIHRWTTPLPLKDRSDWLPAAGMI; the protein is encoded by the exons ATGGTTTATCCAGCTATCGAAGTCACCGTCGTCACTGTTGGAAATCGCACGATTGAAGATGAATCAACAGAGGATGGACAGAAGTATATGAAGGCATTtcacgcagcagcaacaactatTCCTGGGTGCTCCCGTGGATGTTGGGGCAGAAGCGATAAATACCCAGACAAAGTTATTCATTTTATCG ACTATGATACGCGCAAACATCATGATGTTCATAAAGCACTTATTAATGGACCTACACCACCAATTCTTCTGGATGTCCAAAGCAATGAGACCGTCTACGTTATTCACCCAAATACGAATGATCGCAACAAGGTTTATTATGCTCCATATACTACAGTTACTTTCTTTTGGGGAATTGAAGAAGATAAATGGACCGATGCTGCACCAGAATTTTTTGCTGCTGTAGCTAAATCCGATGGCTGCACTGGGTATATATGGGGTGAAGTAGATAAGCCTATTCTCTCCGACTTTGACGGATATGCTTCGTTGGGTAGTGGGAAGTGTGGAGTTTTAATCACTGGTTGGCGCAGCAAAGGTCAGCACGATCGCGATATAAAGAGTGAGCGAGTTGTCAATGCTTGGGAAGCAGTTGGCCGATGCTGTGCCAAGGCAGACGATTGGGGCACGAGCTTGAGGATCACTGAGAATACCGGTCATATTCACCGATGGACTACACCTTTGCCATTGAAGGATCGTTCTGACTGGCTTCCGGCGGCTGGGATGATTTAA